CTTTGATCATATTTTCAGGATCTCTATTTCATCCTAATATACACTTCTTTCCTGCAAAAATTCTATCATACAAAAGCTGGAATTACTTGTCAACAAATGTAGCTGCACTAGTAGTTATTGTTGCAGTCTGTCAAACATTGTAAAAGGTCTGTATTTAAACTTGAAATAAGGGTGATATGTTTTTATTGAAGTCAATGCATATTTACCAGGAAATGCTTCTTCATCGTCATATCAGCATTATCATAATCACGATCATCATTTTAACACAACACACCATAGGTTTCTGGGCAGTGTATCTGTAAGGCCCTCAGTCATCATGGCTGCTGCAGTTTTACGTAACAAActataatttatttttctttacacgCACAGGCTATAGGAACAGGTTCAGCTAGCTAAGATACTTAGCTACCAACGGCACATTATCTGGAGACCAGGCGTCAGAGGACAGTGTTTCCTGATGTATAGACAGAGTTTAGCCATTACCTATTTTGTTGCTGCACCACAGTCTCTGTGTGAAGTTCATGCAGTGTTTATTCTTGTCTTTCAGAATCAACTAAATTCAATGTACCATTAAGATGCCGACTGTTAATCCGACCTATATAGAATTAATTTACATGCTCATCCTCTCTGTCTATTAGTAAGGTTGTAATTGTTGCACCTCGACAAAACCAATCCTGGACAGGAGAATCTAATAATCATGCTTGTCATCATGTTTTTTATACATCCTGTCCAGACTTATATAAATTGCAGTTGAGTGTTATATTGATGCAAGAAAAAATGGTTATAATTACGGAAAGAGGCCAGGACATGAAGGTCAGTGTGATAGAAAAGTTTGTACCAAGACATTTTCAGCGCTTAAATGTAGCTGTAAGTGTCTTCCTCtaataaccaaataaaatatgttgtaatgaaAATGTATGGGTAATATATTTCTCCAGAAATGTTAACATGTTGTAATATTTCGTATGAGTTGCAAAATGAAGTCATTCATGGGTGATAAAGGTCATTACAGGAAAAGTCTGTGAAAGCAGAAAGGCTACATGTCGCCAGATTCTTTGCTTAGTAATCTCAGCCTGATAAATTTCAGAAATAGGGCAGCAAAATGTCACCTTTTTAACACACTCTGGCTAAACTCTCTCTATGCCTCTTGCAGAAACACTATCAACTACTGaacacaaataaatcaacaagaacattacataaataaacaaacattacGAATATACTGAAAACAAACCAACACAGAGGTTATAAACACAACAGAAGACATACTTTGTGAATTGATacagaaaacagtaaaacagttacatcaaaaaacatttttgggatCTCTGGGCCAACACACCATATTAATGACTAATAATATATATCTGTATCATACTCAGGTATAAGAGAACACACTATTAATATAAGTTTATTTCCAGCCAATTTATAATTCAGAGGGCAAATAGTTTTACTATTAGATCAATATGCAATGAAAGCCTGATTTTTTTTAGACATCTGAAAGCACAGGACACTCAAATGTGCTTAAATTCAGCAAATCATAAAGTTAAAACATCACATTAATattttaaaagaataaataaagattTACATCAATGCAAAGTAATGCAAACAAACTATCTTTGGATGTGAATGCACTGAGCTAATGCACAACCAAAACCATAAAGTCATGATTACAGATAATTACATTTGACAACAGAAGGATTTtaccatttttttaatgttacagtgaCACAACTTCCATTGCATATTGGAGACTTTTCAGGAGAAATACAGGATAAGGAACTGATGGAAAGAATGAAATGAGACAGTAGTCTTTAAGGGCGTGTGAAAAACACTCCATAAATAGCACTGGATGGAAAGATGGAAAACAAGATACAGGGATGAGATAGAGTAGAACTCTGGGGAAAAATAGCAGCGTCTTTTAGTTTAATCCCTTGTTCATTATAATCCCTCTGGGCAAATTGTCTGTCttagaaagaaaaagaaggaagggAACATAGAGAGGGTGGTTAGACAGTATCTGATGAGGGAAATAAAGTGCAGGAGTCTGAAGTTTGTAGTCCTTAGATGAATTTTAGTAGTCCTTACTAGGAATTAGGGCTCTCTGAGATTTTTTTTACATGCCATAGTAGTAGCAAACATTCACCTGAATGAGGGTGAAGCCAGTCTTAAAATGAGCTCTTAACAAAGAATTGTACCTTTAATGCAAAGTCTGTGGTCCTTTAAATCTCAACATCTGTATTAAAACCCTTGTGAAGACCTTCTTGAGCCTCAAAGTCCAAGTAATACTAGAAAAATTATTTTGCTACTTTTCCACAATAAGAATCTTGTAATCTGTCCAGAAACTGACAAAGACATAACAAGGATCAAGTGATCAAGCGCTGTTTCTGagcaaaaatgacaaatacagaTCATTTCCTTCCTGTTGAACAGTTTGTATTCCATTCAGTTGATTGATGCGATCATTTGTTGAATTACCCAGCCCCAGTCTGTCACACTTCAGGAATCCGAGTAGTCCCAGGATGATCCAGAAAACAGGAgacttgtgtgtgtttgagttctCATCAACACATCAGACTGAGTTATGCACACTTCTTTAATGCTTCTCAGTACTGGTTGTTTACTGGGGAGCTGAAGGTCCAAGGGAACATAGGAAGAGATTTAGGACAGAGGAAGCTGAAGGGTCCTGGTTTGGGGTCCTGGATTTTGAGAGGACCACAGGCTTTGGAGAGGttgaggaggagacagagatgCAAACGTAACAAGTGCCGAGCACTGCAGTAAATATCACTTTGAGCATTGGTCCATTTGACACCATATGTACTGTAAATCCCTGAAAATTCAATCTAGTTTCCCTTACAGTTTGAGTGTCTTGTTACAGCTAAAATGATATGTTTCTTACTAAAGAGAGAGTACCAAATTATTTTTCTCTCAGCCAATAAAATGGTAATTTCAGCAGCAGCCAACAGCAGCAGTAGGTGGTTGGTAGGCGAGTTGGAGGGATGACTGGTAGCATACTGCACTGAGAGTGGTTCCAAATGGAAGAGAAAATAAGGGAACAGATAAGATATGTGTGTGAGGGAGTAGGGGGAAGATTGAGAATAGTAGGAGGACAAAAGGGGAAGAGTAAAAAAGTGGGGAAAAGGTGCCAGTCTGAGAATCAGAGTGAGAGATACCTAACTGTCTGTGTGCATTATAAAAAAGCTCTTCCATCTCTCTCCTCTTTGAGCCCTTTTAATGTTTCCCCCTTGTAACCTTCACTCTGACATGCCAACCCTCCCCTGTCCCAGCACTGCTCTAGGCCACAGAGGAGATCTGTTTCTCCTCCCTATCCTCCCCGTCTGCCTCTCCATCTCCCATCAGCGGCTGCCTCTTCTTCAGCTCTCTTTGATACTTGGCCATCAGTGACGCATAGATACAGCCGTACGCTGCGGCGGCAACCATCATAATACAAACAATTCCACACACCACGCCAGCAATCACCACTGTGCCGATGGCACGCCGCACGCTTACAGGCCGGTAACGGGCTCGAACACAGTCTGACTGAGGCTCCCCACCTCCACCGCCTCCTCCTCCAGTGTTTGAAGAGGAATCATCATTGTTGCCACTTTTGTCAGAAATTGGTGTTGCCCCACTGGGGTTTAGAGCGTTTCTGCTGCAAGGAGGAATGCCTCCTTGTCCGGAACGGGAACCCTCACCTCCTCCATTCTCATCTTCAAGTTGGAGGCAGTAGTTGAACATTTCCACTGGAACCCCGCGGATGTCTCGCCCACGCAGATCCTTCGGTAGCGTGCACTCCACTGCATCCACCTTTCCTCCTGACAGAGACGGACAGAGGTGCAGagacaggaggacagagagaGGTCATTTATAAAATGCCTTATGCCTGTTAAGTTCTACCAATTAACTGAGAGAGCAGAAAAGACATAGAGGGGGGTGGTTGTGCCAACACTGGGATGAGTCATACAtcacttaacacacacacatacagagtttGCTGTGCCCTTACACTAAGTTGGAGATAGCCTCAACTAAGCCCTTCTATAATTCATGAGATGACATGCCTGCTTCAGCAgggctgtagtgtgtgtgtatgtgtgtgtgtgtgtgtgtgtatgtgtgtgtgtgtgtgtgtgtgtgtgtgcgcagaagAGAGAAATATCTGAGTCACTAATTCCCACAGGCTGCAAGAGGGTGGGGGATCTACTTTGTTATCATCACATGCTGCATTTGTTTCCACACATAGTACCGTCTTGAGGTTGTGTGTTAGAAAGCCATAGATCTGTGCCCTCAGATGCGTTAAGCGACAGAAACAATGAGATAAAGGCGGAGGGTAATAGAAAGACAGAATGAACAAAGTGGTATTTAGCCTGTGGATGCTTTTATCTCAGCATGTGACAGAAGACTCCCCTTTGCAAACAGACTTCTCGCTCTTCCCCAAATATCTTCAAATAGCTCAGCTGTGTGTGCTTGAATCgacaaagacaacagaagtcaaaCACAGGCTGCTGTCAGCATTTTTCTTCACACACATGCTTATTACTTTGTCTTAATTTCTATATTGTCTACCATGTATCATCTACCTTTTCAACTGCTGCTTTCATGTACCACTATTGTATGCAGTATCTCATTCATATCTCTCTATTAGAGATCTCTAATATGCCTAAGATTTTCCCGGGCACTCTGATGATGATTAGATTATCATGTCTGCTGTGTTACCCCTGTCTAAACCAGACAGCAGTGTACTGAACTGAGCTGAGTGGAGGGGTCTGAGAGCTCAGCAAAGCAGAAGAAAGCAGAATGAAGTAGGGAGGAGAGCAGAGTAGAAAAGAGGAGAGATGCTTCATTAGCGGGGCAGCTGAGGCCCGAGGCGCCGAGGTGAATGTAGATTTTTACACATGAAGAGagtgaatagaatagagcagCTGTGGTTATCTGATGTACTAACAGCCCACAAAGACACGTGGATGCAAACCAAGTACACAGAAACTTACATTGAATGCAGTCATAATGTGTATGTACTCACATTGATTCTATTATAACACATAGTCACATCTATCTTAACATGAATCAGATGTTTACCTCTGTACAGTAGCCATTCCATCCAGTGCTTGAAATCACGCAAGTTACAGTCACATTCCCAGGGATTTTGTCCCAGTTCCAGATGTTGTAGGTTGGCTAGGGGCTCGAAAGCTGCCCTCTCCAAACCATGAAGTCTGTTACCTGCCAGAGACAGCCACCTAATATAG
This region of Sphaeramia orbicularis chromosome 12, fSphaOr1.1, whole genome shotgun sequence genomic DNA includes:
- the lrtm2a gene encoding leucine-rich repeat and transmembrane domain-containing protein 2 yields the protein MPPHIHPPGGTGLPPTSSTTHNPARHVFLCVFCLLAALLPPASSCPAPCLCSSDGLVVDCGGRGLSSLPPLHLLPQGSRSLLLANNKLASLGASAFANLSSLEELDLSNNYLDNLPGGLFRDMSNLTRLTLHNNSLTVMDRELFQGLGGLQSLDLSLNGLSSVPLGLLDELQSLRWLSLAGNRLHGLERAAFEPLANLQHLELGQNPWECDCNLRDFKHWMEWLLYRGGKVDAVECTLPKDLRGRDIRGVPVEMFNYCLQLEDENGGGEGSRSGQGGIPPCSRNALNPSGATPISDKSGNNDDSSSNTGGGGGGGGEPQSDCVRARYRPVSVRRAIGTVVIAGVVCGIVCIMMVAAAAYGCIYASLMAKYQRELKKRQPLMGDGEADGEDREEKQISSVA